One genomic region from Sphingobacterium multivorum encodes:
- a CDS encoding type I restriction enzyme HsdR N-terminal domain-containing protein, with protein sequence MFSPTPLNLPPYQAKISKKNNAIYIFDELRKKDLVLTPEEWVRQHWINYLSLMKNYPKALMHIEVGLKLNNLQKRSDLLIYNSSGHKVVLAEFKAPHVKITQQVFEQIANYNTVHRIPYLLVSNGMNHYYCKIDFNRESYEFLEDLPNYNEID encoded by the coding sequence ATGTTTTCACCGACTCCACTGAACTTACCACCGTATCAAGCTAAAATATCCAAAAAGAATAATGCGATTTACATCTTTGATGAGCTCAGAAAAAAGGACCTGGTGTTAACGCCGGAAGAATGGGTTAGACAGCATTGGATCAACTATTTGTCGCTCATGAAAAATTACCCCAAGGCACTGATGCATATCGAAGTTGGTTTGAAATTAAATAACCTGCAGAAACGAAGTGATTTGTTGATTTACAACAGCAGCGGGCATAAGGTCGTTTTAGCTGAATTTAAAGCGCCACACGTAAAAATTACCCAACAAGTATTTGAGCAAATTGCAAATTATAACACGGTTCACCGCATACCTTACTTGTTAGTGAGCAACGGCATGAATCATTACTATTGTAAAATTGATTTTAACAGGGAGTCTTACGAATTTTTGGAAGACCTTCCCAACTACAATGAAATTGACTAA
- a CDS encoding TetR/AcrR family transcriptional regulator encodes MEFNEKQIDILLVAERLFATKGFDGTSVRDIANEANVNVAMINYYFGSKDKLLDTFFEWRVPDFMINVNELALIDNALDKIDAMVDRSIKSMNSHRKLYHIITIESSLKQRMLISEAFRKLKLHNLEVISSVINEGVEQGVFKGGYDPILIHSMMMGTFMNFQMNHCFLQDQLHIDNDEEYANYIETTLTEFIQTTIKALLTYEK; translated from the coding sequence ATGGAATTTAACGAGAAACAGATTGATATTTTACTTGTAGCTGAGCGTCTTTTTGCAACCAAAGGGTTTGATGGGACTTCCGTGCGCGATATTGCCAACGAAGCGAATGTAAATGTTGCAATGATCAACTATTATTTTGGATCAAAGGACAAGTTGCTGGATACGTTTTTTGAGTGGCGTGTCCCTGATTTTATGATCAATGTGAATGAGTTGGCGCTTATTGACAATGCGCTGGACAAAATAGACGCGATGGTAGATCGATCAATTAAATCGATGAATTCGCATCGTAAGCTGTATCATATTATTACCATTGAAAGTTCACTAAAACAGCGGATGCTGATCTCTGAAGCATTCAGGAAGCTCAAATTGCATAACCTGGAGGTTATCTCGTCCGTGATCAATGAAGGTGTAGAACAGGGGGTGTTCAAAGGTGGATATGATCCAATTTTAATCCATTCGATGATGATGGGAACTTTTATGAATTTCCAGATGAACCATTGCTTTTTGCAAGATCAGTTGCATATCGATAACGATGAAGAATATGCAAATTATATAGAAACAACTTTAACAGAATTTATACAGACAACAATTAAAGCTTTATTGACATATGAAAAATAA
- the holA gene encoding DNA polymerase III subunit delta, which yields MNINPILSDIKNRSFKPVYLLQGEESYFIDTIADALETTVLNEAQKGFDQSIFYGKDIDMSTVVNAAKRYPMLSDYQVIIIKEAQELKWKSDTEELLTKYLEHLTPTTILVFCFKHGKFDKRKKIYKVFEKKGLVVDAAKLYDDKVGPWIGTYVKDAGWRIHPQAAVMIADYLGNDLSKVANELDKLMLNVPKSQEISMEDVERNIGISKDYNVFELNTALAKRNALKAYQIVDYFVANPKNNPLVMVIGQIATYFTKILKYHYLIDKSVAAKELGVHPFFLKEYELAARNYNRRKTFDVLHVLKETDLKSKGVNVPSNFNSEEILKEMIYRILN from the coding sequence ATGAACATCAATCCGATCTTATCCGATATTAAGAACAGGTCTTTTAAACCAGTGTATTTATTGCAAGGTGAGGAGAGTTATTTCATTGATACCATTGCTGATGCGTTGGAGACGACCGTACTGAACGAAGCACAGAAGGGCTTTGATCAATCGATTTTCTACGGAAAAGATATTGATATGTCTACCGTTGTCAATGCCGCAAAACGGTATCCCATGTTGAGCGATTATCAGGTGATTATCATCAAGGAAGCACAGGAGCTGAAATGGAAATCGGATACAGAAGAACTGCTGACGAAATACCTGGAGCATCTTACACCGACCACCATTCTTGTGTTTTGTTTTAAACATGGAAAATTTGACAAACGCAAAAAGATCTATAAAGTTTTTGAAAAAAAAGGCTTAGTCGTCGATGCAGCCAAACTATATGACGATAAAGTGGGCCCTTGGATCGGCACATATGTAAAAGATGCGGGTTGGCGCATTCATCCGCAAGCTGCGGTGATGATTGCGGACTATCTTGGTAACGATCTATCAAAAGTGGCCAATGAACTTGATAAGCTGATGCTTAATGTTCCAAAGAGCCAAGAAATAAGCATGGAAGATGTTGAACGGAATATTGGTATTTCCAAAGATTATAATGTTTTTGAATTAAATACTGCATTGGCTAAACGCAATGCCCTAAAAGCGTATCAGATCGTCGATTATTTTGTGGCCAATCCCAAAAATAATCCACTGGTGATGGTTATTGGACAAATTGCTACCTACTTCACGAAGATTCTCAAATACCATTATCTAATCGACAAATCGGTTGCGGCAAAAGAATTGGGGGTACATCCATTCTTCCTGAAAGAATATGAGCTTGCCGCACGAAATTACAATAGACGGAAAACTTTCGATGTGCTCCATGTGTTGAAGGAGACCGACTTGAAATCCAAAGGTGTGAATGTGCCGAGCAATTTTAATAGTGAAGAGATTTTAAAAGAAATGATCTACCGGATCCTTAACTAA